The following proteins are co-located in the Clostridiales bacterium genome:
- a CDS encoding sugar ABC transporter ATP-binding protein, with the protein MANILLEMKNITKTFPGVKALDNVNLAVEEGEIHALVGENGAGKSTLMNILSGIYPYGSYDGDIIYDGEISKYKTIKDSERQGIVIIHQELALVPYLSIAENMFLGNENGKKYAIDWDKTYARADELLRTVGLQERSQTLIKDIGVGKQQMVEIAKALGKNVKLLILDEPTASLNENDSKNLLNLLLEFKKNGLTSIIISHKLNEISYVADKITILRDGSTIETLVKGQDNIDEDRIVKGMVGREITDRYPKRTSHIGEVTMEVQDWTVYHPLYSERKVCDQVNFNVRKGEVVGISGLMGSGRTELAMSIFGKSYGTKISGTLKINGREVKLGSVKQAINERLAYVTEDRKGDGLVLSNPIYINNSMAKMDKVSHRLVIDKDKELLVAKEFKEKLNTKCPSVLQNVENLSGGNQQKVLLSKWMFADPEIMILDEPTRGIDVGAKYEIYMIINRLVAEGKSVVLISSELTEILGMSDRIYVMYEGRMIAEFPRAEASQEVIMSSIMRENKKMENDNDNAKI; encoded by the coding sequence GTGGCGAATATATTGCTGGAAATGAAGAATATCACCAAGACCTTTCCCGGGGTCAAGGCACTTGACAATGTGAACCTTGCAGTGGAAGAGGGTGAGATTCACGCACTGGTCGGAGAAAACGGGGCAGGAAAGTCAACCCTCATGAACATACTGAGCGGAATCTACCCTTACGGAAGCTATGACGGAGACATTATCTACGACGGTGAAATAAGCAAGTACAAGACCATAAAAGACAGCGAGAGGCAGGGCATTGTCATCATCCATCAAGAGTTGGCGCTTGTACCCTATCTCAGCATTGCAGAAAACATGTTCCTGGGCAACGAAAACGGAAAGAAATATGCCATTGACTGGGATAAGACCTATGCCAGAGCAGATGAGCTGCTTCGTACCGTTGGACTGCAGGAACGCAGCCAGACATTGATCAAGGATATCGGTGTAGGCAAGCAGCAGATGGTGGAAATCGCCAAAGCGCTGGGCAAAAACGTAAAATTGCTCATTCTCGACGAACCCACAGCATCCCTCAATGAAAACGACAGCAAAAATCTGCTGAATCTCCTGCTGGAATTTAAAAAGAATGGACTCACATCCATTATCATATCCCATAAGCTCAATGAAATATCATATGTGGCGGACAAGATCACCATCCTCAGAGATGGTTCAACCATTGAAACGCTGGTCAAGGGCCAGGACAATATTGATGAAGATCGTATCGTAAAAGGCATGGTAGGCAGAGAAATTACCGATCGTTACCCCAAGAGAACCTCCCATATCGGAGAGGTTACCATGGAAGTACAGGACTGGACGGTTTACCATCCGTTGTACTCAGAGCGCAAGGTTTGCGACCAGGTGAACTTCAACGTAAGAAAAGGAGAGGTTGTAGGCATAAGCGGCCTGATGGGATCCGGAAGAACGGAACTTGCCATGAGCATATTCGGGAAAAGCTATGGAACAAAGATAAGCGGAACTCTGAAAATCAACGGCCGCGAAGTCAAGCTAGGCAGCGTGAAACAGGCCATTAATGAAAGGCTGGCCTATGTGACCGAGGACCGTAAAGGCGATGGATTGGTTCTATCCAATCCGATCTATATAAACAACTCAATGGCAAAAATGGATAAAGTCAGTCATAGACTGGTAATCGATAAAGATAAAGAACTGCTGGTTGCCAAAGAGTTCAAAGAAAAACTGAATACAAAATGCCCCTCTGTACTGCAGAATGTTGAAAACCTTTCCGGGGGAAATCAGCAGAAGGTGCTGCTGAGCAAGTGGATGTTTGCGGATCCGGAAATCATGATTCTAGACGAGCCCACAAGAGGAATCGATGTGGGAGCAAAATACGAGATTTATATGATTATTAACCGGCTGGTTGCCGAAGGAAAATCTGTAGTTCTGATCAGCTCTGAACTGACTGAGATCCTTGGAATGAGCGACCGAATCTATGTAATGTATGAAGGCCGCATGATTGCTGAATTCCCGAGGGCAGAAGCAAGTCAGGAAGTGATCATGTCAAGCATAATGCGAGAAAATAAAAAGATGGAGAATGACAATGACAATGCAAAGATTTAA
- a CDS encoding sugar ABC transporter substrate-binding protein: MKKLIALLMVLALVLSLAACGGGEKPAPEDGATDEAAMIGVSMPTQSLQRWNQDGSNMKAKLEEAGYKVDLQYGGDNDIPTQVAQIENMITEGCKVLVIAAIDGSSLTEVLKQAKEQNIPVVAYDRLIMNSDAVSYYATFDNYQVGVMQGQYIETALDLKNQKGPFNVELFTGDPADNNATFFFNGAMSVLKPYIDSGVLVVPSGQTTQAQVSTQDWKTENAQSRMENLITSNGYSPKGKKLDAVMCSNDSTALGAVNALVSAGYTKDDMPIVTGQDCDKPNVKNMLQGLQSMSVFKDTRTLADKVVGMVDSIVKGSEPDINDKETYDNGTGVIPSYLCAPVVGTIDNYKELLIDSGYYKESDIQ; the protein is encoded by the coding sequence ATGAAAAAACTGATTGCCTTATTAATGGTTCTTGCCCTTGTTCTTTCATTGGCAGCCTGTGGCGGCGGAGAAAAGCCCGCTCCAGAAGATGGCGCTACTGATGAAGCAGCTATGATCGGTGTAAGCATGCCGACACAGAGCCTTCAGCGTTGGAACCAAGACGGATCAAACATGAAAGCCAAGCTTGAAGAAGCAGGCTACAAAGTTGACCTCCAATACGGCGGTGACAATGACATCCCGACTCAGGTAGCCCAGATTGAAAATATGATCACTGAAGGCTGCAAAGTTCTGGTAATCGCAGCCATCGACGGATCCTCTCTGACCGAAGTTCTGAAACAGGCCAAGGAACAGAATATTCCAGTTGTTGCTTATGACAGACTGATCATGAACAGTGACGCTGTATCCTACTATGCTACGTTCGACAACTATCAGGTTGGCGTAATGCAGGGCCAGTACATCGAGACCGCTCTGGATCTTAAGAACCAGAAAGGTCCCTTCAACGTAGAACTCTTCACCGGTGACCCAGCCGACAATAACGCAACGTTCTTCTTCAACGGAGCTATGAGCGTTCTGAAGCCTTACATCGACAGTGGTGTTCTGGTAGTACCTTCCGGACAGACTACACAGGCTCAGGTCTCCACCCAGGATTGGAAAACAGAAAATGCACAGTCCCGTATGGAAAACCTCATCACTTCCAATGGATACAGCCCCAAGGGCAAGAAGCTGGACGCTGTAATGTGCTCCAACGACTCAACCGCACTGGGAGCAGTAAATGCACTGGTTTCCGCAGGTTACACCAAGGATGATATGCCTATCGTTACTGGTCAGGACTGCGACAAACCAAACGTAAAGAACATGTTACAGGGACTCCAGAGCATGTCCGTATTCAAGGATACCCGTACTCTGGCCGACAAGGTTGTTGGAATGGTTGACTCTATCGTAAAAGGCAGCGAGCCTGATATCAACGATAAAGAAACTTATGACAATGGCACCGGAGTTATCCCATCCTATCTCTGTGCACCAGTTGTTGGAACAATTGACAATTACAAAGAACTGCTGATCGACAGCGGATATTACAAAGAATCTGATATTCAGTAA
- a CDS encoding ROK family transcriptional regulator: MKRTTATTTDLKLINRNKVYQYIYEQDKVSKQDLVAALGLSLPTVSQNLTELFDMGLLCYSGTFESSGGRKAKKISVISDARMVIGVEIKMTHINLLDIDLKGNPSPIKRLEIAFEANDRYGELLAAEIDRYVEERGLDPEIILGVGISIPGVLSEDKGQIINAPTLKARYVPIESLTKFIKYDTYIENDANASAFAEQNSRKDLTTLAFLSVSEGVGGALIYNGSAYIGMNNRGAEFGHMSVVSREGKPCACGKKGCLEAYISTSVLASEKDQPVDVFFEKLKEGDDGCAELWNDYLLFLCMGINNIRTIFDCDIILGGTLARYLGDSFDDIKERLIKIAVFDSTADYLHLSNYRSNASGIGTALHFAVRFIKSV; encoded by the coding sequence ATGAAAAGAACAACGGCAACAACAACAGACCTAAAACTGATCAACCGAAACAAGGTGTATCAGTATATTTATGAGCAGGATAAAGTATCAAAGCAGGATCTTGTGGCGGCACTGGGACTGAGTCTTCCCACCGTGAGTCAAAATCTGACTGAGCTTTTTGATATGGGACTCTTGTGCTATTCCGGTACCTTCGAATCCAGCGGCGGGAGGAAAGCAAAGAAGATTTCCGTGATTTCCGATGCCAGGATGGTCATCGGTGTAGAAATTAAAATGACACATATTAACCTTTTGGACATCGATCTAAAAGGGAATCCCTCTCCTATTAAACGCCTTGAAATTGCATTCGAAGCCAATGATCGGTATGGAGAGCTGCTTGCGGCGGAGATCGACCGCTATGTGGAGGAACGGGGGCTGGACCCTGAAATTATACTTGGTGTAGGGATCTCCATTCCCGGTGTGCTAAGCGAGGATAAGGGGCAGATCATTAACGCACCTACCTTGAAAGCCCGGTATGTGCCCATTGAGTCCCTAACAAAGTTTATTAAATACGACACCTACATTGAAAATGATGCTAACGCCAGTGCTTTCGCAGAGCAGAACAGCAGAAAGGATCTGACGACACTGGCCTTCCTAAGCGTATCAGAAGGCGTAGGGGGAGCACTGATTTACAATGGTTCCGCTTATATCGGCATGAATAACCGGGGTGCAGAATTCGGCCATATGTCCGTGGTAAGCCGGGAAGGAAAGCCGTGCGCCTGCGGGAAAAAAGGCTGTCTGGAGGCATATATTTCCACATCCGTTTTGGCCTCAGAAAAGGATCAGCCCGTCGATGTCTTTTTTGAAAAATTGAAAGAGGGCGACGATGGCTGCGCGGAGCTTTGGAACGATTATTTGTTATTTCTTTGTATGGGAATTAATAATATCCGTACCATTTTCGACTGTGATATTATTTTAGGAGGTACACTTGCAAGATACCTTGGGGATTCCTTTGATGACATCAAAGAGCGTTTGATAAAAATCGCTGTCTTTGACAGCACAGCAGACTATCTCCATCTGAGCAATTACAGATCCAATGCCAGCGGCATAGGAACTGCACTGCATTTTGCGGTTCGGTTTATTAAATCAGTATAG
- a CDS encoding YdiU family protein, whose amino-acid sequence MNRDHEEIKEAGWRFDNSYKKLPEIFYSMTDPTPVKQPEMVIFNVDYGKELGLDVEALQSQNGAAMLAGNKIPEGAIPIAQAYAGHQFGHFTMLGDGRAVLLGEHITLSGHRFDIQLKGSGRTPYSRGGDGRAALGPMLREYVISEAMYGLGVPTTRSLAVVSTGEPVYRESPLPGAVLTRVAASHIRVGTFQFAAKWAKLEGLKALADYTWERHFKNAEAEDNRYLSLLREVTSRQARLIAKWQLIGFIHGVMNTDNMAVSGETIDYGPCAFMDAYDPATVFSSIDAQGRYAYGNQPAIAQWNLTRFAETLLPLISNEQEKAKKQAMDVLEGFGPKFRSEWLSGMRSKLGLIGEETEDELLIGDLLSMMKENKADFTNTFRALTLEQFEALSMNSISVFEEWKKRWKKRQEHNQGTQKKQQDLMKKSNPAVIPRNHRVEEALSAASESGDLEVLKGLMDVLKDPFAYSPAQEEYAEVPNLSGCKYQTFCGT is encoded by the coding sequence CAACCTGAAATGGTTATTTTCAACGTCGATTACGGGAAGGAGCTCGGTCTTGATGTTGAGGCGCTTCAAAGTCAGAATGGTGCCGCTATGCTGGCAGGCAATAAAATCCCAGAGGGCGCCATTCCCATTGCCCAGGCTTACGCCGGCCATCAGTTCGGACATTTTACCATGCTGGGAGATGGAAGAGCTGTGCTTCTCGGAGAACATATTACGTTATCAGGACACCGGTTTGATATTCAGCTGAAGGGCTCGGGACGCACGCCATACTCAAGGGGAGGCGATGGCAGGGCTGCCCTCGGTCCTATGCTCAGAGAATACGTGATTAGTGAAGCTATGTATGGACTTGGAGTCCCTACCACCAGAAGTCTGGCTGTAGTTTCTACGGGAGAGCCGGTTTACAGGGAGTCTCCGCTGCCCGGTGCGGTATTGACCAGAGTGGCGGCCAGTCATATTCGTGTGGGAACCTTTCAATTTGCGGCAAAATGGGCGAAGCTTGAAGGGCTGAAAGCCCTGGCGGATTATACCTGGGAACGGCATTTTAAAAACGCTGAGGCAGAGGACAATCGCTATTTATCCTTGCTGAGAGAAGTAACTTCCCGGCAGGCGCGGCTCATTGCCAAATGGCAGCTGATTGGGTTTATCCACGGTGTAATGAATACAGACAATATGGCTGTCAGCGGTGAAACCATCGATTATGGACCATGCGCTTTCATGGATGCCTATGACCCTGCCACTGTATTCAGTTCCATTGACGCACAGGGACGATATGCTTATGGAAATCAGCCTGCCATTGCTCAGTGGAACCTAACCCGGTTTGCTGAGACACTCCTGCCCCTCATCAGCAATGAGCAGGAAAAAGCTAAGAAACAGGCAATGGATGTCCTCGAAGGGTTTGGTCCTAAATTCCGAAGCGAATGGCTTTCCGGAATGAGAAGCAAGCTTGGTTTGATCGGTGAGGAAACAGAGGACGAACTGCTGATTGGAGACCTTCTATCTATGATGAAGGAGAATAAAGCTGATTTTACCAACACCTTCAGAGCGTTAACCCTGGAACAGTTCGAAGCGCTGAGCATGAACAGCATCTCGGTATTTGAGGAATGGAAAAAGCGCTGGAAAAAGCGGCAGGAACACAATCAGGGCACACAAAAAAAGCAACAGGATCTTATGAAAAAGAGCAACCCGGCAGTCATTCCGCGGAATCATAGGGTCGAGGAAGCACTGTCTGCCGCATCTGAGTCTGGAGATCTGGAGGTACTTAAGGGTCTTATGGATGTCCTGAAAGACCCCTTTGCCTATTCGCCTGCGCAAGAGGAATATGCTGAGGTTCCGAACCTCTCAGGATGCAAATACCAAACATTTTGCGGAACGTGA